A genome region from Baekduia alba includes the following:
- the folB gene encoding dihydroneopterin aldolase, with translation MAPDQEPDDDLEPEDVEDDGDFDEDGGDQTEVTIEVRGLSLYTHHGVSAAEREVGQRLVLDIRLEVGDCDATVTDMVEDTVDYGEVCNTVSLVAQQRSYKTLERLCSAVADRLLDEYSADEVWVKAAKPEPPIPLPVDEVSVEVWRQRGGDEED, from the coding sequence ATGGCGCCTGATCAGGAACCGGACGACGACCTCGAGCCTGAAGACGTCGAGGACGACGGCGACTTCGACGAGGACGGCGGCGATCAGACCGAGGTCACGATCGAGGTCCGCGGCTTGTCGCTGTACACGCACCACGGTGTGAGCGCCGCGGAGCGGGAGGTCGGCCAGCGGCTGGTCCTCGACATCCGGCTCGAGGTCGGCGACTGCGACGCGACCGTGACCGACATGGTCGAGGACACCGTCGACTACGGCGAGGTCTGCAACACGGTCTCGCTCGTCGCCCAGCAGCGCTCTTACAAGACGCTCGAGCGCCTCTGCTCCGCCGTCGCCGACCGGCTGCTCGACGAGTACTCGGCCGACGAGGTCTGGGTCAAGGCCGCCAAGCCCGAGCCGCCGATCCCGCTGCCCGTCGACGAGGTCAGCGTCGAGGTCTGGCGCCAGCGCGGCGGCGACGAAGAAGACTGA
- the folP gene encoding dihydropteroate synthase — translation MPQERQPAPFEIMGVVNVTPDSFSDGGEWFDRDAAVTHGLQLAREGAAILDIGGESTRPRALPVPEEEELRRATPVVSALARAANATVSIDTAKLAVAEAALRAGATYVNDVTAFRAAPDMAGLTADHGARCCLMHMLGEPRTMQEDPRYADVVDEVKAFLLERAEFAIGEGVKEDKIDLDPGIGFGKTLQHNLELLARTDELVALGFRIVIGVSRKSFIHKLADAPDPHHRIPGTIAANVLAYERGARVFRVHDVAEAHQALAVASAVVG, via the coding sequence ATGCCGCAGGAGCGCCAGCCCGCGCCCTTCGAGATCATGGGCGTCGTCAACGTCACGCCGGACTCGTTCTCCGACGGCGGCGAGTGGTTCGACCGCGACGCCGCGGTCACCCACGGCCTCCAGCTCGCGCGCGAGGGCGCGGCGATCCTCGACATCGGCGGCGAGTCCACCCGGCCGCGCGCGCTGCCCGTCCCCGAGGAGGAGGAGCTGCGCCGCGCGACGCCGGTCGTGTCCGCCCTCGCGCGGGCCGCGAACGCCACCGTCTCGATCGACACGGCCAAGCTCGCGGTCGCCGAGGCCGCGCTCCGGGCGGGCGCCACCTACGTCAACGACGTGACCGCGTTCCGCGCGGCGCCCGACATGGCCGGCCTGACCGCCGACCACGGCGCGCGCTGCTGCCTGATGCACATGCTGGGCGAGCCCCGGACGATGCAGGAGGACCCGCGCTACGCCGACGTCGTCGACGAGGTCAAGGCGTTCCTGCTCGAGCGGGCCGAGTTCGCGATCGGGGAGGGCGTCAAGGAGGACAAGATCGACCTCGACCCCGGCATCGGCTTCGGCAAGACGCTCCAGCACAACCTGGAGCTCCTCGCGCGCACCGACGAGCTCGTCGCCCTCGGCTTCCGCATCGTCATCGGCGTCAGCCGCAAGTCCTTCATCCACAAGCTGGCCGACGCCCCGGACCCCCACCACCGCATCCCCGGGACGATCGCGGCGAACGTCCTGGCCTACGAGCGCGGCGCCCGCGTCTTCCGCGTGCACGACGTCGCCGAGGCACACCAGGCCCTCGCTGTGGCGAGCGCCGTGGTGGGCTGA